From the Clupea harengus chromosome 15, Ch_v2.0.2, whole genome shotgun sequence genome, one window contains:
- the cad gene encoding CAD protein isoform X2: MSEKMASLILEDGTTFQGRLFGACASVSGEVVFQTGIVGYPEALTDPSYKSQILTLTYPLIGNYGVPKDEEGDFGLSKWFESSRIHVAALIVGELSQNPSHWSVARSLDQWLKEHGIPGLQGVDTRCLTKKIREKGTMLGRLVVEGTLAASIPFDNPDTRNLVKEVSMKEPRVFNPEGSVRIVALDCGIKNNQIRCLCQRGARVTVVPWDHPLDSKDFDGLFISNGPGNPEFCRETVDNLKKVLCVENPKPLFGICLGHQLLSLVIGAKTYKMKYGNRGHNQPCIHKGTGRCYITSQNHGFAVDPNTLPEGWDVLFTNANDQSSEGIVHNTKPLFSVQFHPEHMAGPTDLVSLFDVFLDTVRDVKEGRSGKPVKQRLTDHLAYPDSPDPAAFVRPHKVLILGSGGLSIGQAGEFDYSGSQAIKALKEENVQTVLINPNIATVQTSKGLADKVYFLPITAEYVTQVIQNERPDGVLLTFGGQTALNCGVELTKRGVLEKYQVRVLGTPVSSIEMTEDRKIFVEKMEEINEHVAPSEAALSVEQAIAAAERLGYPVLVRSAFALGGLGSGFANNSDELSTLVTAAFAHTSQVLVDKSLKGWKEIEYEVVRDAYDNCITVCNMENIDPLGIHTGESIVVAPSQTLNDYEYNMLRNTAIKVIRHLGIVGECNIQYALNPESEQYYIIEVNARLSRSSALASKATGYPLAYVAAKLGLGIPLPALKNSVTNSTTACFEPSLDYCVVKVPRWDLSKFLRVSTQIGSSMKSVGEVMAIGRSFEEAFQKALRMVDENCVGFDYKLKPASDQELQMPTDKRIFVLAAALRAGYTVDRLYELTKIDHWFLHKMKNITDHEHLLETYNQDESTIPPEVMRKAKQLGFSDKQIAQAVQSTELAVRKLRHDWKILPVVKQIDTVAAEWPAQTNYLYLTYNGTENDLAYEHPHVMVLGSGVYRIGSSVEFDWCAVGCIMELRKMGYKTIMVNYNPETVSTDYDMCDRLYFDEISFEVVMDIYEMENPEGIILSMGGQLPNNIAMSLHRQQCRILGTSPEFIDSAENRFKFSRMLDTIGISQPRWKELSDNESAMHFCETVGYPCLVRPSYVLSGAAMNVAYSDRDLEKYLTSAVAVSKEYPVVISKFIQEAKEIDVDAVACDGLVIAIAVSEHVENAGVHSGDATLVTPAQDINQKTMERIKMIVHAIGQELQVTGPFNLQLIAKDDQLKVIECNVRVSRSFPFISKTLGVDMVALAAQVIMGKEVEPVGLMRGTGIVGVKVPQFSFSRLAGADVVLGVEMTSTGEVACFGENRYEAYLKAMLSTGFKIPKKNILLSIGSYKNKSELLHAVQTLESLGYNLYASLGTADFYTEHGVKVMAVDWPFEEDESDCPNKEKQRSIMDYLEENHFDLVINLSMRNSGGRRLSSFVTKGYRTRRMAVDYSVPLIIDIKCTKMFVQALSQIGQAPAVKTHVDCMTSQKLVRLPGLIDVHVHLREPGATHKEDFSSGTAAALAGGVTMVCAMPNTNPAIIDQNTLALAQKLAKAGCRCDYALYVGAASDNAAILPSLASSTAGLKMYLNDTYSTLKMDNVSLWMEHFEKWPKHLPIVAHAEKQTVAAILMVAQLYQRAVHICHVAKREEILIIRAAKQKGIQVTCEVAPHHLFLCEDNVAMIGAGRAEVRPMLGVREDMEALWENLDIIDCFATDHAPHAVDEKNLEKAPPGYPGLETMLPLLLTAVSEGRLTLDDIIQRLYENPRRIFGLPTQENTYVEVDLEQEWVIPKHMQFTKSKWTPFEGMKVKGRVRRVVLRGEVAYIDGQVLVPPGYGEDVRTWSSVVPTPILNESAKEPPKTPETSRLPIPSEALRVRPPSPRRTATGDGRFILPPRLHRASDPGLPPDVAALADPYPYPPPLSRILSPQTGQTPAVSHLQTSPMLHPLVGQHILSVHQFSKEQMSHLFNVAHTLRLMVQKERSLDILKGKVMASMFYEVSTRTSSSFAAAMQRLGGSVVHFSEATSSTQKGESLADSVQTMSCYTDVIVLRHPTPGAVETAAKLCRKPVINAGDGVGEHPTQALLDVFTIREELGTVNGMTITMVGDLKHGRTVHSLARLLTQYRITLRYVTPKNLHMPEKIVSFVASKGIKQEYFDSIEEALPETDVLYMTRIQKERFASEEEYKSCFGQFILTPHIMTGAKRKMVVMHPMPRVNEISPEVDSDPRAAYFRQAENGMYIRMALLATVLGR, encoded by the exons gaGCCAAGGGTGTTCAACCCTGAGGGCAGTGTCAGGATTGTGGCACTGGACTGCGGCATCAAGAACAACCAGATCCGCTGCCTGTGCCAGAGAGGGGCCCGAGTCACAGTGGTCCCCTGGGACCATCCATTGGATAGCAAAG ACTTTGATGGCCTGTTTATCAGCAATGGCCCAGGAAACCCAGAGTTCTGCAGAGAGACCGTGGACAACCTGAAAAAGGTGCTGTGTGTGGAGAACCCAAAGCCCCTGTTTGGCATCTGCCTCGGCCACCAGCTGCTCTCTCTGGTCATCGGGGCCAAGACCTACAAGATGAA gtatgggAACCGTGGTCACAACCAGCCGTGCATCCACAAAGGCACCGGCCGCTGCTACATCACCTCACAGAACCACGGTTTTGCCGTAGACCCCAACACCTTGCCAGAAGGCTGGGACGTACTCTTCACCAATGCCAACGACCAGAGCAGCGAGGGCATCGTCCACAACACCAAACCCCTCTTCAG TGTACAGTTCCACCCTGAGCATATGGCTGGCCCCACTGACCTGGTCAGTCTCTTTGACGTGTTTCTGGACACAGTCAGGGATGTCAAGGAGGGCAGGAGTGGTAAACCAG tgaagcagagaCTGACAGATCACCTGGCCTACCCGGATTCTCCCGACCCTGCTGCGTTTGTCCGCCCCCACAAGGTGCTGATCCTGGGGTCTGGAGGTCTGTCCATCGGCCAAGCTGGAGAGTTTGACTACTCAGGGTCTCAG GCCATCAAAGCCCTGAAAGAGGAGAATGTCCAGACTGTGCTCATCAACCCCAACATTGCCACAGTGCAGACTTCCAAGGGCCTGGCAGACAAAGTCTACTTCCTGCCAATCACCGCAGAGTATGTTACCCAG gtGATCCAAAACGAGCGTCCTGATGGCGTTCTGCTCACCTTCGGCGGTCAGACGGCGCTGAACTGCGGGGTGGAGCTCACCAAGCGCGGGGTGCTGGAGAAGTATCAGGTGCGCGTCCTGGGCACCCCCGTCTCCTCCATCGAGATGACGGAGGACCGGAAGATCTTtgtggagaagatggaggagatcAACGAGCACGTGGCTCCCAGCGAAGCAGCACTGTCTGTGGAGCAG GCGATAGCTGCAGCAGAGAGACTTGGCTATCCTGTGCTAGTGCGCTCTGCCTTTGCTCTGGGAGGACTGGGCTCTGGCTTTGCCAACAACAGTGATGAGCTTAGCACGCTGGTCACCGCGGCCTTTGCCCACACCTCTCAAGTCCTGGTGGACAAGTCCCTCAAGGGCTGGAAGGAGATTGAGTATGAGGTCGTCAGGGACGCCTATGACAACTGTATCACG GTGTGTAACATGGAAAACATCGACCCGTTGGGCATTCACACGGGAGAGTCCATCGTAGTGGCCCCTAGCCAGACGCTGAACGACTACGAGTACAACATGCTGAGGAACACCGCCATCAAGGTCATCCGCCATCTGGGCATCGTGGGAGAGTGCAACATCCAGTACGCCCTCAACCCGGAGTCCGAGCAG TACTACATCATTGAGGTGAATGCACGCCTCTCCCGGAGTTCAGCCCTGGCCAGTAAGGCCACTGGTTATCCTTTGGCCTACGTGGCTGCCAAACTGGGCCTGGGGATCCCTCTTCCGGCCCTTAA gaactctgtgaccaACTCCACCACGGCCTGCTTTGAGCCCAGTCTGGATTACTGTGTGGTGAAGGTCCCACGGTGGGACCTGAGCAAGTTCCTGCGGGTCAGCACCCAAATTGGAAGCTCCATGAAGAGTGTGG GTGAGGTCATGGCCATAGGTCGGAGCTTTGAGGAGGCCTTCCAGAAAGCCTTGAGGATGGTGGATGAGAACTGTGTGGGATTTGACTACAAGCTCAAACCAGCTTCTGATCAG GAGCTCCAGATGCCCACAGACAAGCGCATCTTCGTCCTGGCCGCAGCACTCAGGGCTGGGTACACGGTGGACCGCCTGTACGAGCTGACCAAGATCGACCACTGGTTCCTGCACAAGATGAAGAACATCACGGACCACGAGCACCTGCTGGAGACCTACAACCAGGACGAGAGCACCATCCCTCCAGAGGTGATGAGAAAGGCCAAGCAACTGGGCTTCTCAGACAAGCAGATCGCTCAGGCTGTGCAAAG CACTGAACTAGCCGTGCGAAAGTTGCGGCACGACTGGAAAATCCTGCCCGTGGTCAAGCAGATCGACACGGTGGCGGCGGAGTGGCCGGCGCAGACCAACTACCTGTACCTGACCTACAACGGCACTGAGAACGACCTGGCCTACGAGCATCCCCACGTCATGGTGCTGGGCTCGGGCGTCTACCGCATCGGCAGCAGCGTGGAGTTCGACTGGTGCGCCGTGGGCTGCATCATGGAGCTCCGCAAG ATGGGCTACAAAACAATCATGGTGAACTACAACCCAGAGACCGTCAGCACGGACTACGACATGTGCGACCGACTCTACTTTGATGAGATCTCCTTTGAG GTGGTGATGGACATCTATGAGATGGAGAACCCAGAGGGCATCATCCTGTCCATGGGCGGCCAGCTGCCCAACAACATCGCCATGTCCCTGCACAGGCAGCAGTGCCGCATCCTGGGCACCTCGCCGGAGTTCATCGACTCGGCCGAGAACCGCTTCAAGTTCTCCCGCATGCTGGACACCATCGGCATCAGCCAGCCCAGGTGGAAAGAGCTGTCAGACAACGAG TCTGCCATGCATTTCTGCGAGACAGTGGGCTACCCCTGCCTGGTGAGGCCCTCTTACGTGTTGAGCGGGGCAGCCATGAACGTTGCCTACTCCGACCGGGACCTGGAGAAGTACCTGACTAGCGCGGTTGCCGTGTCCAAGGAGTACCCCGTGGTCATCTCCAAATTCATCCAGGAGGCTAAG GAGATAGACGTGGACGCGGTGGCGTGTGACGGCCTGGTCATTGCCATCGCCGTCTCGGAGCACGTGGAGAACGCCGGGGTGCACTCTGGGGACGCCACGCTGGTGACGCCGGCACAGGACATCAACCAGAAGACCATGGAGCGCATCAAGATGATCGTCCACGCCATCGGCCAGGAGCTGCAGGTCACTGGTCCCTTCAACCTGCAGCTCATCGCTAAG GATGACCAGCTGAAAGTGATCGAGTGCAACGTGCGAgtctctcgctctttccccTTCATCTCCAAGACGCTGGGGGTTGACATGGTTGCCTTGGCGGCGCAAGTGATCATGGGAAAGGAGGTGGAGCCGGTGGGATTGATGAGAGGAACTGGCATTGTGGGCGTCAAG GTGCCCCAGTTCTCCTTCTCTCGGCTGGCAGGCGCAGACGTGGTGCTGGGTGTGGAGATGACCAGCACTGGAGAGGTGGCCTGCTTCGGGGAGAACCGCTACGAGGCCTACCTGAAGGCCATGCTCAGCACCGGCTTTAAAATCCCCAAGAAGAACATCCTGCTCTCCATCGGCAGCTACAAG AATAAGAGTGAGCTGCTGCATGCGGTACAAACACTGGAGAGTCTGGGCTATAATCTGTATGCCAGCCTGGGCACTGCTGACTTCTACACAGAACACGGAGTCAAG GTGATGGCGGTGGACTGGCCATTCGAGGAGGATGAGTCGGACTGCCCCAAcaaggagaagcagaggagCATCATGGACTACCTGGAGGAGAACCACTTCGACCTGGTGATCAACCTGTCCATGAGGAACTCGGGCGGTCGACGCCTCTCCTCCTTCGTCACCAAGGGTTACCGCACACGCCGTATGGCTGTGGACTACTCTGTGCCCCTCATCATTGACATCAAATGCACCAAGATGTTCGTACAG gcactaAGCCAGATTGGTCAAGCCCCTGCCGTAAAGACTCACGTGGACTGCATGACGTCACAGAAGCTGGTCCGTCTTCCAG gcCTCATTGATGTCCATGTCCACCTGCGTGAGCCCGGGGCCACTCACAAAGAGGACTTCTCCTCGGGCACAGCCGCTGCCCTGGCAGGGGGCGTCACCATGGTGTGTGCCATGCCCAACACCAATCCCGCCATCATCGACCAGAACACCCTCGCCCTGGCACAGAAG CTTGCAAAGGCTGGGTGCCGCTGTGACTATGCCCTTTACGTGGGAGCAGCCTCCGACAATGCTGCCATCTTGCCTTCCCTCGCAAGTTCCACAGCGGGACTGAAGATGTACCTGAACGACACCTATTCCACGCTGAAGATGGACAATGTCTCCCTGTGGATGGAG CACTTTGAGAAGTGGCCGAAGCACTTGCCCATTGTAGCCCATGCTGAGAAGCAGACAGTGGCGGCCATTTTGATGGTGGCCCAGCTGTACCAGAGAGCCGTGCACATCTGTCATGTGGCTAAAAGGGAGGAG ATCCTAATCATCCGTGCAGCCAAGCAGAAGGGCATCCAGGTGACGTGCGAGGTGGCGCCGCACCACCTCTTCCTGTGCGAGGACAACGTGGCAATGATCGGGGCAGGCCGTGCGGAGGTGCGACCCATGCTAGGCGTAAGGGAGGACATGGAGGCGCTGTGGGAGAACCTGGACATCATCGACTGCTTCGCCACCGACCACG CCCCTCACGCAGTAGACGAGAAGAACCTGGAGAAGGCTCCTCCAGGCTACCCGGGGCTGGAGACCATGCTGCCCCTGCTGCTCACCGCCGTCAGCGAGGGGCGCCTCACCCTGGACGATATCATCCAGAGGCTGTATGAGAACCCCCGCCGCATCTTTGGCCTGCCCACACAGGAGAACACCTACGTGGAG GTGGATCTGGAGCAGGAGTGGGTCATCCCAAAGCACATGCAGTTCACCAAGTCCAAGTGGACGCCCTTCGAGGGCATGAAGGTCAAAGGTCGAGTGAGGAGAGTGGtgttgagaggagaggtggcTTACATtgatggacag GTCCTAGTGCCTCCAGGCTATGGCGAGGATGTGAGGACCTGGTCATCTGTTGTACCAACCCCTATCCTCAATGAATCTGCGAAGGAGCCTCCTAAG accCCTGAGACTTCCCGCCTGCCCATCCCCAGCGAGGCTCTCCGTGTGAGACCCCCCAGCCCACGCCGCACTGCTACAGGGGACGGTCGCTTCATCCTGCCCCCCCGCCTTCATCGCGCCTCCGACCCCGGCCTGCCCCCAG ATGTGGCTGCTTTAGCAGACCCCTACCCctaccctcctcctctgtccaggATCCTCTCCCCCCAGACAGGCCAGACTCCCGCCGTGTCCCACCTCCAGACCTCCCCCATGTTACACCCGCTGGTGGGCCAGCACATCCTGTCTGTGCACCAGTTCAGCAAAGAGCAG ATGTCTCACTTGTTCAATGTGGCTCACACCCTTCGCCTAATGgtgcagaaagaaagaagtctGGACATTTTGAAG GGTAAAGTGATGGCCTCCATGTTCTACGAGGTGAGCACGCGCACCAGCAGCTCGTTCGCGGCGGCCATGCAGAGGCTGGGCGGCTCGGTGGTTCACTTCAGCGaggccacctcctccacccagaAGGGCGAGTCGCTGGCCGACTCCGTGCAGACCATGAGCTGCTACACCGACGTGATCGTGCTGCGCCACCCCACTCCTGGAGCCGTGGAG ACTGCTGCGAAGCTCTGCCGAAAGCCGGTGATCAACGCTGGGGATGGGGTCGGGGAGCACCCCACTCAGGCCCTGCTGGACGTCTTCACCATCCGAGAGGAGCTGGGCACCGTCAACGGCATGACT ATCACCATGGTGGGTGACCTGAAGCACGGGCGGACCGTGCACTCTCTGGCCCGTCTGCTGACCCAGTACAGGATCACGCTTCGCTATGTGACACCCAAGAACCTCCACATGCCAGAGAAGATCGTCAGCTTTGTGGCCTCCAAAGGCATTAAGCAG GAGTACTTTGACAGCATTGAAGAGGCTCTTCCTGAAACCGACGTCCTGTACATGACCAGAATCCAGAAGGAGCGCTTTGCCTCCGAGGAGGAGTACAAATCT tgcTTTGGCCAGTTCATCCTGACACCCCACATCATGACCGGAGCCAAGAGGAAGATGGTTGTCATGCACCCGATGCCCAGAGTTAATGAGATAAG ccctgaGGTGGACTCGGACCCGAGAGCTGCGTACTTCCGCCAGGCTGAGAATGGCATGTACATCCGCATGGCTCTGCTGGCTACTGTGCTGGGAAGATga